The Clupea harengus chromosome 26, Ch_v2.0.2, whole genome shotgun sequence genome has a segment encoding these proteins:
- the LOC105896339 gene encoding beta-1,3-galactosyltransferase 2-like produces MKSPSATASTPTSSSPEGARLYHEAFPAQYHFTLNEPDVCQRQRPFLVLMVPVHPGNARAREVIRSTWGNETLVQGKVVTTLFVLGALHSDAVLQEKVRIESERHRDILQSDFIDSYLNLTIKTMVIMDWLASYCPGASYAMKIDSDMFLNMENLMKLLLMPQTPKQNYITGKVLWNIPVIRNPQSKWYVPETLYPESTYPTYLLGMGYLFSNDLPEKLVQVSKDIKPFNIEDAYIGMCLKHLGIDPSTPPDPSQFKSYASGPFKRCDYVKVITTILGNANQLLQYWQDFKKGGPPC; encoded by the coding sequence ATGAAAAGCCCTTCTGCCACTGCTAGTACCCCGACTTCAAGCTCTCCTGAGGGTGCCAGGCTGTACCATGAGGCCTTCCCAGCCCAGTACCACTTCACCCTGAACGAGCCTGACGTGTGCCAGAGGCAGAGGCCGTTCCTGGTTCTCATGGTTCCAGTCCACCCTGGCAATGCGAGGGCCAGAGAGGTGATCCGGAGCACGTGGGGGAACGAGACCCTGGTGCAAGGCAAGGTGGTCACCACCCTCTTCGTCTTGGGGGCGCTGCACTCGGACGCGGTCCTGCAGGAGAAGGTGCGCATCGAGAGCGAGAGGCACCGCGACATCCTCCAGAGTGACTTCATCGACTCCTACCTCAATCTGACCATCAAGACCATGGTGATCATGGACTGGCTGGCCAGCTACTGCCCTGGCGCGTCCTACGCCATGAAGATCGACTCGGACATGTTCCTCAACATGGAGAACCTCAtgaagctgctgctgatgcCTCAAACGCCCAAACAGAACTACATCACGGGCAAGGTATTGTGGAACATACCAGTTATCCGCAACCCCCAATCCAAATGGTATGTCCCCGAGACACTGTACCCCGAGTCCACTTATCCCACCTACCTGCTGGGGATGGGCTACCTCTTCTCCAACGACCTCCCGGAGAAGCTGGTGCAGGTCTCCAAGGACATCAAGCCTTTTAACATCGAGGATGCTTACATAGGCATGTGCCTGAAACACCTGGGGATAGACCCATCCACGCCCCCTGACCCCTCGCAGTTCAAATCCTACGCATCTGGGCCCTTCAAGCGCTGTGACTACGTCAAGGTCATAACCACAATCCTGGGCAATGCCAACCAGCTGCTGCAGTACTGGCAGGACTTTAAGAAGGGCGGACCTCCCTGCTGA